Proteins encoded together in one Rossellomorea sp. y25 window:
- the rpmA gene encoding 50S ribosomal protein L27, protein MLRLDLQFFASKKGVGSTKNGRDSISKRLGAKRADGQMVTGGSILYRQRGTKIYPGLNVGRGGDDTLFAKTDGVVRFERMGRDKKKVSVYPVANEA, encoded by the coding sequence ATGTTAAGATTAGACCTTCAGTTTTTTGCGTCTAAAAAAGGAGTAGGTTCGACTAAAAATGGTCGTGACTCTATCTCAAAGCGTCTTGGTGCTAAGCGTGCAGACGGTCAAATGGTTACTGGTGGATCAATTCTTTACCGTCAACGCGGTACGAAAATTTATCCAGGCCTAAACGTCGGCCGTGGTGGCGACGATACACTTTTCGCTAAAACCGACGGTGTTGTTCGTTTCGAACGCATGGGTCGTGACAAGAAAAAAGTGAGCGTATACCCAGTTGCGAATGAAGCTTAA
- a CDS encoding ribosomal-processing cysteine protease Prp produces the protein MINVYVERSSGKRIRSFSMDGHADFAENGQDIVCAGASAVSFGSINAIMALTGVEPAIEQSSDGGFLRCVIPDDLPEETESKIQLLLNSMLISLQTIERDYSDFIKITFKK, from the coding sequence ATGATTAACGTTTACGTAGAGCGTTCATCGGGGAAAAGAATCCGTTCTTTCTCAATGGATGGACATGCTGATTTTGCCGAAAATGGGCAAGACATTGTTTGTGCAGGTGCTTCTGCTGTTTCATTCGGCAGTATTAATGCCATTATGGCGTTAACGGGTGTAGAACCGGCCATTGAGCAATCCTCTGATGGTGGATTTCTTCGCTGTGTCATCCCTGATGATCTTCCGGAAGAAACAGAGAGCAAGATTCAGCTGCTACTTAATAGCATGCTTATCAGCCTCCAAACGATTGAAAGAGACTATAGTGATTTTATTAAAATAACCTTCAAAAAGTAG
- the rplU gene encoding 50S ribosomal protein L21, giving the protein MYAIIETGGKQIRVEAGQAIYIEKLNAEQGDTVTFDKVLFVGGDDVKVGSPLVDGATVTAKVEKQGRAKKLVVFKYKAKKNYRRKQGHRQPYTKVVIDEINA; this is encoded by the coding sequence ATGTACGCAATTATCGAAACAGGTGGTAAGCAAATCCGTGTAGAAGCTGGTCAAGCAATCTACATCGAAAAGTTGAACGCAGAGCAAGGCGATACGGTAACTTTTGACAAGGTTCTATTCGTTGGTGGTGACGATGTGAAAGTAGGAAGTCCTTTAGTGGATGGAGCTACTGTAACAGCGAAAGTTGAAAAACAAGGCCGCGCGAAAAAGCTTGTAGTATTTAAATACAAAGCGAAAAAGAACTACCGTCGTAAGCAAGGTCACCGTCAACCTTACACTAAAGTTGTCATTGACGAAATCAACGCGTAA